The following coding sequences are from one Malaciobacter pacificus window:
- a CDS encoding transposase, producing MQIESKIIGIINDKLKNPIYETLRLLNMKTILTKSNFSKKEGVAVHMVVLHFVYMLVMNKKISTFMDQSNDSFKKDVYYRLLSNTSYNWRKLLSLSSLKILSLLHKVQDSKLVRVLILDDTVEDKVGKNIEGSCDNLWSNKAKRKIRGVNVVSLNYSDGYSNFMLDFAIAMNSYARVKIEEFTNIIDHRTNAHKRRLESLKGKSQIAIEMIKRAVASGIYADYLLVDSWYSKPVFIETMNELGLQVISRMVNNDRIWNFTGEKKTLDGIYNKFKKLKSIKMGQYGKKIKFEYFSTIVEHKKAGKLKIVFIKTKENLIPIVSTNLILSDEEIIDIYKRRWDIEQGYKELREHFGFGKEENRIYEALIARITLSFFTYNVVSYINRISNEPKTIGGLFKDLECELHTLAIAMQAFLAILDEIAKIEEVVNRNEDFTAIIDLLRDVTGKLLGFRCES from the coding sequence ATGCAGATAGAATCCAAGATCATCGGTATTATAAACGATAAGTTAAAAAATCCAATCTATGAAACATTACGTTTGTTAAATATGAAAACTATTTTAACCAAGAGCAATTTTTCTAAAAAAGAGGGAGTTGCTGTTCATATGGTTGTATTACATTTTGTATATATGCTGGTTATGAATAAAAAAATATCAACCTTTATGGATCAAAGTAATGATAGTTTCAAAAAAGATGTATATTATCGATTACTTTCCAATACTTCTTATAATTGGAGAAAACTATTATCTCTTAGTTCTTTAAAGATCTTATCACTACTTCATAAAGTGCAAGATTCAAAGCTAGTAAGAGTTCTTATACTTGATGATACTGTTGAAGATAAAGTTGGTAAAAATATAGAGGGAAGTTGTGACAACCTTTGGAGCAATAAAGCAAAGAGAAAAATCAGAGGTGTAAATGTTGTATCACTAAACTATAGTGATGGTTATTCAAATTTTATGTTGGACTTTGCAATTGCTATGAACAGTTATGCAAGGGTAAAGATAGAAGAGTTTACAAATATTATTGATCATCGAACCAATGCACATAAGCGAAGATTGGAAAGCTTAAAAGGGAAATCACAAATTGCTATAGAGATGATTAAAAGAGCAGTAGCTAGTGGTATATATGCAGATTATCTGCTTGTAGATAGCTGGTATTCTAAACCTGTATTTATAGAAACTATGAATGAACTTGGATTGCAAGTCATTTCAAGAATGGTAAACAATGACAGGATATGGAATTTTACAGGAGAGAAAAAGACCCTTGATGGCATCTATAACAAATTTAAAAAGCTTAAATCTATCAAGATGGGTCAATATGGCAAAAAGATAAAGTTTGAGTATTTTTCAACCATAGTTGAACATAAAAAAGCTGGTAAATTAAAAATTGTTTTTATAAAAACAAAAGAGAATTTAATACCAATCGTATCAACCAATCTTATACTTAGTGATGAAGAGATTATAGATATTTATAAAAGACGATGGGATATAGAACAAGGGTATAAAGAACTTCGTGAACACTTTGGATTCGGAAAAGAAGAGAATCGAATCTATGAAGCTTTGATAGCCAGAATTACACTATCTTTTTTTACATACAATGTTGTTAGCTATATAAATCGTATCAGCAATGAACCTAAAACAATTGGTGGATTGTTTAAAGATTTAGAATGTGAACTTCATACTCTAGCAATAGCTATGCAAGCATTTTTAGCTATTTTAGATGAGATTGCAAAAATTGAAGAAGTTGTCAATAGAAATGAGGATTTTACAGCTATCATTGATCTATTAAGAGATGTGACTGGAAAATTGCTTGGTTTTAGGTGCGAAAGTTAA
- a CDS encoding nucleotidyltransferase family protein — MYELNRDLILSKIKELKPHYEQEGLLLLGIFGSYAKGTQNENSDIDILYDINGELFCQKHPGFSSFSRLTEIKEELKNIFKTNIDLATIDNPSKLFKNDALKDAIYV; from the coding sequence ATGTATGAATTAAATAGAGATTTAATATTGTCTAAAATAAAAGAATTAAAACCTCACTATGAACAAGAAGGTTTATTACTTTTAGGTATATTTGGTTCGTATGCTAAGGGTACACAAAATGAAAATAGTGATATCGATATTTTATATGATATAAATGGCGAACTATTTTGTCAAAAACATCCTGGCTTTTCTTCATTTAGTAGGTTAACAGAAATTAAAGAAGAATTAAAAAATATTTTCAAAACAAATATTGATTTAGCAACAATTGATAATCCAAGTAAGTTATTTAAAAATGATGCTTTAAAGGATGCTATTTATGTCTGA
- a CDS encoding DUF86 domain-containing protein: MSDTKRIKFILEKIDDIELFINKFNSIVSLLEDKMGFDATLMCLLQIGETLNKLESEYKNIDKNDIKGAYDVRNFIAHDYEGVNKSLIEGILRHHLPKLKETLTKILE; the protein is encoded by the coding sequence ATGTCTGATACTAAAAGAATTAAATTTATTTTAGAAAAAATAGATGACATTGAATTATTTATTAATAAATTTAACTCAATAGTTTCTCTTCTTGAAGATAAAATGGGCTTTGATGCAACTCTTATGTGTCTATTACAGATTGGTGAAACACTAAATAAGCTTGAAAGTGAGTATAAAAATATCGATAAAAATGATATAAAAGGTGCTTATGATGTAAGAAATTTTATTGCACATGATTATGAAGGAGTTAATAAATCACTTATTGAAGGTATTCTTAGGCATCATCTTCCAAAACTAAAAGAAACATTAACTAAAATCTTAGAGTAG
- a CDS encoding helix-turn-helix domain-containing protein yields MTQRDMAGYIGVTPVTLRNWRREKPKLYEIVMKGFAFEEVVKKAQENADELKALEESFKVKK; encoded by the coding sequence ATGACTCAAAGAGATATGGCAGGATATATTGGTGTAACTCCTGTTACACTAAGAAATTGGAGAAGAGAAAAACCAAAATTATATGAAATAGTTATGAAAGGTTTTGCCTTTGAAGAGGTAGTAAAAAAAGCTCAAGAAAATGCAGATGAACTTAAAGCCTTGGAAGAATCATTTAAAGTTAAAAAATGA
- a CDS encoding site-specific DNA-methyltransferase yields the protein MKKYENYTKAQLIQKIKQLESKKYGLVWDDEKEPEKVVIECQNSIPILKKINEKTIKTDIQKPTNILIEGDNYHALQVLNYTHKGQIDVIYIDPPYNTGNKDFKYNDSFVDKEDGYRHSKWLNFMSKRLKLAHNLLKDSGVIFISIDDNEVAQLKLLCDDIFKNSFLSQLVWKKKAGGGSDAKYFASDHEYILIYAKNENSVDKFFTKISDKQKKEYKFKDNNFAKYGFYKRKNLYQTGIDDNRPNLRYEIMAPDGTKILPPTIWRWSKETFEKEQLKGKIDIVLDSKKKWQVYTKNYLYEEDNNERQIKPRSLLLEQGLTRDGNNDLKNIFGISIFSYPKPVKLVKYLLEIISKENSIILDFFAGSGTTGHAVLELNKEDEGNRQFILCTNNENSICEEVTYPRISKVINGYTTPKGVDIDGISGNLDYYKTDLIPTNGISNITDTTREELTKKAGNMIAIKENTHYMLELCEHYQIFINETTKKQTAIYFTEDLSCFDELIEKTKSHSTKLYIFSFGKIDKSSYKYLGKNYQIEDIPEPIIEIYKEINKEGIL from the coding sequence ATGAAGAAATATGAAAATTATACAAAAGCGCAATTAATTCAAAAAATTAAGCAATTAGAATCTAAAAAATATGGTCTTGTTTGGGATGATGAAAAAGAGCCTGAAAAAGTTGTAATTGAGTGCCAAAATAGCATCCCAATTCTTAAAAAAATTAATGAAAAAACAATAAAAACTGATATTCAAAAACCTACAAATATTTTGATAGAGGGTGATAATTATCATGCTTTACAAGTGTTAAATTATACGCACAAAGGTCAAATTGATGTCATATACATCGACCCTCCTTATAATACAGGAAATAAGGATTTTAAATATAACGATAGTTTTGTGGATAAGGAAGATGGATATAGACATAGTAAATGGCTAAATTTTATGAGTAAAAGATTGAAACTTGCACATAATCTTCTAAAAGATAGTGGAGTTATATTTATAAGTATTGATGACAATGAAGTTGCACAATTAAAATTGCTTTGTGATGATATTTTTAAAAATAGTTTTTTAAGTCAATTAGTATGGAAGAAAAAAGCTGGTGGAGGTTCAGATGCAAAATATTTTGCGTCTGATCATGAATATATATTAATTTATGCAAAGAATGAAAATAGTGTAGATAAATTTTTTACAAAGATTTCTGATAAACAAAAAAAAGAATACAAATTCAAAGATAATAATTTTGCTAAATATGGTTTTTACAAAAGAAAAAATTTGTATCAAACAGGTATTGATGATAATAGACCAAATTTACGATATGAAATAATGGCACCTGATGGAACTAAAATTTTACCACCAACAATTTGGAGATGGAGTAAAGAAACTTTTGAAAAAGAACAACTGAAAGGCAAGATTGATATTGTTTTAGATTCTAAAAAAAAATGGCAAGTTTATACTAAAAATTATCTTTATGAAGAAGATAATAATGAACGGCAAATAAAACCTAGAAGCTTATTATTAGAACAAGGATTAACTAGAGATGGGAATAATGATTTAAAAAATATTTTTGGTATATCAATTTTTAGTTATCCGAAACCAGTTAAATTAGTTAAATATTTACTTGAAATTATATCAAAAGAGAATTCAATAATTCTAGATTTTTTTGCAGGTTCAGGGACAACAGGACATGCAGTACTAGAATTAAATAAAGAAGATGAAGGAAATAGACAATTTATTCTTTGTACAAATAATGAAAATAGTATTTGTGAAGAAGTTACCTATCCAAGAATCTCAAAAGTTATCAATGGTTACACAACTCCAAAAGGAGTTGATATAGATGGAATATCTGGAAACTTAGACTACTATAAAACAGATTTAATCCCTACAAATGGAATATCAAATATCACAGATACTACAAGGGAAGAGCTAACCAAAAAAGCTGGAAATATGATAGCTATCAAAGAAAATACACATTATATGTTAGAACTTTGTGAACATTATCAAATTTTTATAAATGAAACAACAAAAAAACAAACAGCAATTTATTTTACAGAGGATTTAAGTTGTTTTGATGAATTGATAGAAAAAACAAAATCACATTCTACAAAACTTTATATTTTTTCATTTGGAAAAATTGATAAATCATCATATAAATATTTAGGGAAGAATTACCAAATTGAAGATATTCCAGAGCCAATAATTGAAATTTATAAAGAGATAAACAAAGAGGGGATTTTATGA
- a CDS encoding DEAD/DEAH box helicase family protein, with amino-acid sequence MILVDFQKKAVDALSKKFFNLWQTKNYQLPLIFKAPTGAGKTIMMAEFLRTLDGNYHFDDDKAYIWISFGGDDSYLQSKEKFYRYFNNGTDMTLRDKNDLSLKELPKNNIFFINWSKIKSSTKDGRVLRKDSELTNGDYGVFDEFIINTKNKRDLILIIDEAHTETSTNLAQEVIDLINPRIIVKVTATPKNLPNISDVTHLKAGFIEVLEDEVINSGLIKKSLIIQTQEEIESIQGQNLSEDKLMVQLAIKKRDELKKIYNEQNLDINPLVLIQLPSDMNEKKEVSTNKKLVVLNYLKSEGVLDEEIAIWLSNEKKNLDFVTLNNNEVNFMLFKVAPATGWDCPRASILVMFREIKSPSFHTQIIGRVKRMPEAKHYENEVLNKAYIYTNYNKSHIRDIKEANENKLPIFFTKLKDEISQISLQSVYHNRVDFNTLSPENMWQKYMLNTLDNYKSEIEKKIDFQVSNISNKIVVDATISSFDGFMVQLKQKANETNFTFSRNDIEKLYNLLCFEELEKQENDIAKYNPSRSWSALKKALNVWFNKRFQLHREKFYLIIVNDLLKNDSFLKVVINEALIGFRKEYEIKLKEKEGKELVNVTIPQKEVSFSDDFEELKVFKNVYERYYNRKKYKGKENEEEFIEYLEKQENILWWHKQSDSGKENFAIEYFDSQEQKERLFYPDFLIMTKENRLFIVDTKKGDTAKSIETKDKAEALQKWIKENKKDYKFKILGGIVVFQHPSWKINYSMKYSYLDKNCWDKINF; translated from the coding sequence ATGATTTTAGTCGATTTTCAAAAAAAAGCTGTAGATGCTTTAAGTAAAAAATTTTTTAATCTTTGGCAAACAAAAAACTATCAACTTCCTTTAATTTTTAAAGCTCCAACGGGTGCTGGAAAAACTATAATGATGGCAGAATTTTTAAGAACACTTGATGGAAACTATCATTTTGATGATGATAAGGCTTATATTTGGATTTCTTTTGGTGGAGATGATTCTTATCTACAATCAAAAGAAAAATTCTATAGATATTTTAATAATGGAACAGATATGACTTTAAGAGATAAAAATGATTTATCTCTTAAAGAATTACCAAAAAACAACATTTTTTTTATAAATTGGTCAAAGATAAAGTCAAGTACAAAAGATGGACGGGTTTTGCGAAAAGATTCTGAACTTACAAATGGAGATTATGGCGTTTTTGATGAGTTTATTATCAATACAAAAAATAAAAGAGATTTGATACTTATCATTGATGAAGCGCATACAGAAACAAGTACAAATTTAGCACAAGAAGTGATTGATTTGATAAATCCAAGAATCATCGTAAAGGTAACAGCAACTCCAAAAAATTTACCAAATATTAGTGATGTTACTCATCTTAAAGCGGGATTTATAGAGGTTTTGGAAGATGAAGTAATAAATAGTGGCTTGATTAAAAAATCACTTATTATCCAAACACAAGAAGAGATAGAATCTATTCAAGGTCAAAATTTGAGTGAAGATAAGTTGATGGTACAATTAGCGATAAAAAAAAGAGATGAACTCAAAAAAATTTATAACGAGCAAAATCTTGATATAAATCCACTTGTACTTATCCAACTTCCAAGTGATATGAATGAAAAAAAGGAAGTTTCAACAAATAAAAAACTTGTAGTTTTAAATTATTTAAAGTCAGAAGGTGTTTTAGATGAAGAGATAGCTATTTGGTTATCAAATGAAAAGAAAAATCTTGATTTTGTAACTTTAAATAACAATGAAGTGAATTTTATGCTTTTTAAAGTAGCACCTGCAACAGGCTGGGATTGTCCAAGAGCTTCAATTTTAGTGATGTTTAGAGAGATAAAATCTCCATCATTTCATACTCAAATTATTGGACGAGTTAAGAGAATGCCTGAAGCAAAACATTATGAAAATGAAGTTTTAAATAAGGCATATATCTATACAAATTACAATAAAAGCCATATTCGAGATATAAAAGAAGCAAATGAGAATAAATTACCGATATTTTTTACAAAATTAAAAGATGAAATTTCTCAAATAAGCCTGCAAAGTGTTTATCATAATAGGGTTGATTTTAATACTTTAAGTCCTGAAAATATGTGGCAAAAATATATGCTAAATACTTTAGATAATTACAAAAGTGAAATTGAGAAAAAAATAGATTTTCAAGTTTCTAATATTTCAAATAAAATTGTGGTTGATGCAACAATTAGTAGTTTTGATGGTTTTATGGTTCAACTTAAACAAAAAGCAAATGAAACAAATTTTACTTTTAGTAGAAATGATATTGAAAAACTTTATAATCTTTTGTGTTTTGAAGAACTTGAAAAACAAGAAAATGATATTGCAAAATATAATCCATCAAGGTCTTGGAGTGCTTTAAAAAAGGCTTTAAATGTTTGGTTTAATAAAAGATTTCAGCTTCATAGGGAAAAGTTTTATTTGATTATTGTAAATGATTTACTTAAAAATGATAGTTTTTTAAAAGTAGTTATAAATGAAGCTTTGATTGGATTTCGAAAAGAGTATGAAATAAAACTCAAAGAAAAAGAAGGAAAAGAATTAGTAAATGTAACTATTCCTCAGAAAGAGGTTAGTTTTTCTGACGATTTTGAAGAATTAAAAGTTTTTAAAAATGTTTATGAAAGATATTATAATCGTAAAAAATACAAAGGAAAAGAGAACGAGGAAGAATTTATAGAATATTTAGAAAAACAAGAAAATATTCTTTGGTGGCATAAACAAAGTGATAGTGGAAAAGAGAATTTTGCTATTGAATATTTTGATTCACAAGAACAAAAAGAGCGACTTTTTTATCCTGATTTCTTGATTATGACAAAAGAAAATAGGCTTTTTATTGTTGATACAAAAAAAGGAGATACCGCTAAATCAATTGAAACTAAAGATAAAGCTGAAGCATTACAAAAGTGGATAAAAGAGAATAAAAAAGATTACAAATTTAAGATATTAGGTGGAATTGTAGTATTTCAACATCCAAGTTGGAAAATAAATTATAGTATGAAGTATTCTTATTTAGATAAGAATTGTTGGGATAAAATTAATTTTTAG
- the htpG gene encoding molecular chaperone HtpG, whose amino-acid sequence MAKHQFQTEVGQLLHLMTHSLYSNKEIFIRELVSNASDAIDKLNYLKLTDENIKAALPGDWAGQINISFDEADKSLTISDNGIGMNEEDLIASIGTIAKSGTKSFIDNLTGDAKKDSNLIGQFGVGFYSVFMVANKVDVISKKAGEEQAYKWSSDGTGEFDLAPCTKESNGTVIYIKLKDEEAEEFASKYRIQNIVGKYSNHIAYPIYLNYSEEVTEELSEEDKKAGKEAKKTVEKRHEKINEATALWTQPKAKLKKEEYNDFYKSISHDSQDPMLTIHTKAEGVNEYTTLFYIPKTAPMDMYRADYQPGVKLYVKRVFITDDEKELLPTYLRFVRGIIDSEDLPLNVSREILQENRILANIKQSSVKKILSEIKKLSKDEEKYAEFIAQYIRPLKEGVYQDFTNKEAILDLLRYKSTKTEDGKMTSLAAYKEGANSEQKAIYYIIGENEKVLRNSPLLEAYKKNDIEVLILDDKEIDEIITPNIGAYKEWEFKDITACEAPKVEQSEDEKKEVEEKFKSIVEKIKDKLGESVTDVRVTNRLSDSPSCVVKDVGDAQMAQMMQMMRAMGQTMPESAPILEINPEHEIVKKLNACPDESTIEDVSWILLDQAKLSEGMDITDAVAFAQRLSRITNKAL is encoded by the coding sequence ATGGCAAAACATCAATTTCAAACAGAAGTAGGTCAGTTATTACACCTAATGACACACTCGTTATATTCAAACAAAGAGATTTTCATAAGAGAGTTAGTGTCAAATGCAAGTGATGCAATTGATAAATTAAATTATTTAAAACTAACGGATGAAAATATTAAGGCAGCACTACCTGGAGATTGGGCAGGGCAAATCAATATTTCTTTTGATGAAGCAGATAAGTCTTTAACTATTTCAGATAATGGTATTGGTATGAATGAAGAGGATTTAATCGCTTCAATTGGTACAATCGCAAAATCAGGAACAAAATCATTTATTGATAATTTAACAGGTGATGCTAAAAAAGATTCAAACTTAATTGGTCAATTTGGTGTTGGATTTTATTCTGTATTTATGGTTGCAAATAAAGTAGATGTAATTTCTAAAAAAGCTGGTGAAGAACAAGCCTACAAATGGTCAAGTGATGGTACAGGTGAGTTTGATTTAGCTCCTTGTACAAAAGAGTCAAATGGAACAGTGATTTATATTAAATTAAAAGATGAAGAAGCAGAAGAATTCGCTTCAAAATATAGAATCCAAAATATAGTTGGAAAATATTCTAACCATATTGCTTACCCAATTTATTTAAACTATAGTGAAGAAGTAACAGAAGAGTTAAGTGAAGAGGATAAAAAAGCAGGAAAAGAGGCTAAAAAAACTGTTGAAAAAAGACATGAAAAAATCAATGAAGCAACGGCATTATGGACTCAACCAAAAGCTAAACTAAAAAAAGAAGAGTACAATGATTTTTATAAATCAATTTCTCATGATTCGCAAGATCCAATGCTTACAATTCATACAAAAGCAGAGGGTGTAAATGAGTATACTACACTTTTCTATATTCCAAAAACTGCACCAATGGATATGTACAGAGCTGATTATCAACCAGGTGTTAAGTTATATGTTAAAAGAGTATTTATTACTGATGATGAAAAAGAGTTATTACCAACATATTTAAGATTTGTTAGAGGTATTATTGATTCTGAAGATTTACCACTAAATGTATCAAGAGAAATTTTACAAGAAAATAGAATTTTAGCAAATATCAAACAATCATCTGTTAAAAAGATTTTATCTGAGATTAAAAAACTTTCAAAAGATGAAGAAAAATATGCAGAGTTTATTGCTCAATATATTAGACCATTAAAAGAGGGTGTTTACCAAGACTTTACAAACAAAGAAGCTATTTTAGATTTATTAAGATATAAATCAACAAAAACAGAAGATGGAAAAATGACTTCACTTGCAGCTTATAAAGAGGGCGCTAATAGTGAGCAAAAAGCTATTTACTATATCATTGGTGAAAATGAAAAAGTATTAAGAAACTCTCCATTACTTGAAGCATACAAGAAAAATGATATTGAAGTATTAATCTTAGATGATAAAGAGATTGATGAAATTATTACTCCAAATATTGGAGCTTATAAAGAGTGGGAATTCAAAGATATTACAGCTTGTGAAGCTCCAAAAGTAGAGCAAAGTGAAGATGAGAAAAAAGAAGTAGAAGAAAAATTTAAATCAATTGTTGAAAAAATTAAAGATAAACTAGGTGAAAGTGTAACAGATGTTAGAGTTACAAATAGATTATCAGATTCTCCATCTTGTGTCGTTAAAGATGTAGGTGATGCACAAATGGCTCAAATGATGCAGATGATGAGAGCAATGGGTCAAACAATGCCTGAATCAGCACCAATTTTAGAAATCAACCCAGAGCATGAAATTGTAAAAAAATTAAATGCTTGTCCAGATGAATCTACAATTGAAGATGTTTCTTGGATTTTATTAGACCAAGCAAAACTATCTGAAGGTATGGATATCACTGATGCTGTAGCATTTGCTCAAAGACTTTCAAGAATTACTAACAAAGCTTTATAA
- a CDS encoding DUF4197 domain-containing protein, producing MKKSVIVASLILTTSLSFAFDLGSITKTVLDTVNNNSTTTQNTTTTNSKLSDSTVSSGLKEALKVGVNYAVSNLGANNGYLNNSLVKIPLPGNLAKAESLIRKAGGDAIADNLITSMNNAATKAAPQTAEILVGAIEKMSLADAQNILAGDKDAATNYFKTNTTDSLKKMIKPIIQETMQENQVAKYYDMANGFYKNNVGNLVDTSAISGLAKNFGVDSYIPSSSDESIDDYVTNQAIDGLFKMIATKEAEIRSNPVAQTSSLLQKVFGN from the coding sequence ATGAAAAAATCAGTTATCGTTGCATCACTTATATTAACTACATCACTAAGTTTTGCTTTTGATTTAGGAAGTATTACAAAAACTGTTTTAGATACAGTAAATAATAACTCAACTACAACTCAAAATACAACAACTACAAATTCAAAATTAAGTGATTCTACAGTGTCAAGTGGATTAAAAGAAGCACTAAAAGTTGGAGTTAATTATGCAGTTTCAAATCTTGGAGCTAATAATGGATATTTAAATAACTCTTTAGTAAAAATTCCATTACCAGGAAATTTAGCAAAAGCAGAATCGCTAATAAGAAAAGCAGGAGGAGATGCTATTGCTGATAATTTAATTACTTCTATGAATAATGCAGCTACAAAAGCAGCACCTCAAACAGCAGAAATTTTAGTAGGTGCTATTGAAAAAATGAGTTTAGCTGATGCCCAAAATATTTTAGCTGGAGATAAAGATGCAGCTACAAACTATTTTAAAACAAACACAACAGACTCTTTAAAGAAAATGATAAAACCTATAATTCAAGAGACTATGCAAGAAAACCAAGTAGCAAAATACTACGATATGGCAAATGGTTTTTATAAAAACAATGTTGGTAATTTAGTTGATACAAGTGCAATAAGTGGATTAGCAAAGAATTTTGGTGTTGACTCATATATTCCAAGTTCATCTGATGAAAGTATTGATGATTATGTTACAAATCAAGCAATTGATGGACTATTTAAAATGATCGCAACAAAAGAAGCTGAAATTAGAAGTAACCCTGTTGCTCAAACAAGCTCTCTACTTCAAAAAGTATTTGGAAACTAA
- a CDS encoding 5-oxoprolinase subunit PxpA: MIKLNCDMGESFGVWKMGADEQIMPYIDMANLACGFHASDAVTMARSVSLAKTHNVTIGAHPAYQDIVGFGRRSIQCTLEEIKSIVLYQLGALSAFCKANGTTVAYVKPHGALYNDMMRDENIFKAILSAISSFDKNIKLMILSSPRNEEYSYTAKIYSIELLYEVFADRNYNDDGSLVSRVHDNAVIHDELELVSRLVNLKEKNFIQSINGVKLFLKADTICVHGDNENAVEFIKLIRKALI, from the coding sequence ATGATAAAATTAAATTGTGACATGGGTGAAAGTTTTGGAGTATGGAAAATGGGAGCTGATGAGCAAATAATGCCTTATATTGATATGGCAAATCTTGCTTGTGGTTTTCATGCTAGTGATGCTGTTACTATGGCTAGGTCAGTCTCTTTAGCTAAAACACACAATGTTACAATAGGAGCACATCCTGCTTATCAAGATATAGTTGGTTTTGGAAGAAGAAGTATTCAATGTACCCTTGAAGAGATTAAGTCTATAGTTCTATATCAATTAGGGGCTTTAAGTGCATTTTGTAAAGCAAACGGAACAACTGTAGCCTATGTAAAACCCCATGGGGCTTTGTATAATGATATGATGAGAGATGAAAATATTTTCAAAGCGATTTTAAGTGCAATCTCATCATTTGATAAGAATATTAAACTAATGATTTTATCAAGTCCTAGAAATGAAGAGTACTCATATACAGCAAAAATTTATAGTATTGAACTTCTTTATGAAGTTTTTGCAGATAGAAACTATAACGATGATGGTAGTTTAGTATCAAGAGTTCATGATAATGCTGTTATTCATGATGAATTAGAATTAGTTTCAAGATTAGTGAATTTAAAAGAAAAAAACTTTATACAAAGTATAAATGGTGTAAAACTATTTTTAAAAGCAGATACTATATGTGTTCATGGAGATAATGAAAATGCAGTAGAGTTTATAAAACTTATTAGAAAAGCACTTATTTAA
- a CDS encoding 5-oxoprolinase subunit B family protein, with the protein MNIKPLSPNSLIIYFSNEISKDISQKVIKTYNAILKKNFDFIVDIIPSYSSIVINFDMFKIDFYSFKNIIENLELEDEINLEDSLLNIDVYYGVEVGLDLDSISNNTKLDIEEIVYLHSSKIYDIFAIGFLPGFAYMGNVDEKIKLPRLQTPRKNIPKGSVAIADTQTAVYPQNSPGGWNIIGQTLFNCFDKNLDNLSPFNVGSKVKFNPITKKEFLSKGGII; encoded by the coding sequence ATGAATATTAAACCTCTCTCTCCAAACTCTTTAATTATATATTTTTCAAATGAAATTTCAAAAGATATTTCTCAAAAAGTGATAAAAACTTATAATGCTATTTTGAAAAAAAACTTTGATTTTATTGTTGATATTATTCCTTCTTATAGTTCAATTGTTATTAATTTTGATATGTTTAAAATAGACTTTTACTCTTTTAAAAATATCATAGAAAACCTTGAACTTGAAGATGAAATCAATCTTGAAGATTCTTTACTTAATATAGATGTATATTATGGAGTAGAAGTAGGCTTAGATTTAGATTCAATTTCTAATAATACAAAGTTAGATATTGAAGAAATAGTATATTTACATAGCTCTAAAATTTATGATATCTTTGCTATAGGTTTTTTACCTGGATTTGCATATATGGGAAATGTAGATGAAAAAATTAAACTACCAAGATTGCAAACACCAAGAAAAAATATTCCAAAGGGTAGTGTTGCTATTGCTGATACTCAAACAGCAGTTTATCCACAAAATAGTCCAGGTGGATGGAATATTATAGGACAAACACTATTTAACTGTTTTGATAAAAACTTAGATAATCTAAGTCCTTTTAACGTTGGTTCAAAAGTAAAATTTAACCCCATAACTAAAAAAGAGTTTTTATCAAAAGGTGGAATAATATGA